DNA sequence from the Trichocoleus sp. FACHB-46 genome:
CAACACGGGGGCTCCTCTTGAATCCACGACCCCTCCTGAATCGACAACCTCTTCCAATCCTACTTTTTCCACCTCCCCTACCACTTCCGTCCCATCAACGGCAGTAGACTCCACCTCCGATAGCATCAGTCCATCGACTCAGCAAAGTACCACTAGCTTGGCGCTGAGCGCAGAGGGTTTGCAACTTGTTAAGCAGGACACTGGCTCGACTCGATTACTCCCATTTGGTGCAGAGCGCGAGCAGGTAGTCGCAGCCGTTAGTAAGGTGCGTGGAGAACCAGCCGAGCAAAGCAGAAGCGCCGATTGTGAGCTTGAATCCACGACGTGGGCAGATGGACTTATTTTATCTAGTTTAGACGGACGCTTCGTTGGCTGGCATATGAATGCTCAAGGCTCAAAGGCAGCTAAGACGTATACGACAATGGCTAATATCGGTATCGGTTCTACCCGTGCGGAACTGGAGGAAGCCTATAGCACTGTTGTCAAACAAACATCACTTGGCAGCGAGTTCTCGGCAGGGAATCTCTTCGGAATTCTAGACAGTACTGGAGCAGACGCAAAAGTGACGGACCTCTGGGCTGGAAGAATATGCATCTTTCGATGAGCTCTCGCCAATTTGAAGCTGCGGGCAACGTTGAAGAACCAGAGTATTCGAGATCCACTCACGGGGCTATTCAACCGTTTTTATTGTTTTCATGTTCTAAAAACACCCGGAATTGCGCTTGTAGCATGGGTGTTTTTGCATTTTTTAGGCCAAAATTAGTCCAGCTCGTTGTAGTACAGGTAGATTGAGTCTGGTTCAAACTTTTCTATAAATGGATGAAAGGGGGAGTAGGCAAGGCAGCGATCGCTCTCTTAGTTTGTTACAGATGGCTGGAAGGTCTATCCCAGGTTCATTGAGGTAGAGGACCAGACCCTCAGCAAAACCTCTATGACTCGGGGGGAGGGAGAGAACACTCGCTGCTCCACTCTTTGAGGTATCGAATGGTGCTGCTGCCAGCTTAACTTCGTTCATTACTGTTTCAGCAACGCCATGTTTAGGTGATGCGTAAACGTTCAATGTCTTTAATCGGCGGCGCACCAAACAGGCGAGAATATTCACGGCTGAACTGTGAAGGGCTTTCATAACCAACCTGATAGGCAGCGTTGGTTGCATCAGCATTCTCGGCAAGCATCAGTCGGCGTGCTTCCAATAGCCTCAACTGTTTTTGATATTGCAGCGGGCTCATGGAAGTAACTTGCTTGAAATGGCGGTGGAATGATGCCGGAGACATATTTGCTTGCGCGGCGAGCTCCTCAACCCGCAGCGACTGGGTGAAATCAGCTTTGATTCGTTTAATTACCTCAGCCACGCGCTGCATATTGCTGCCAGAGGTAGCAATTTGGCGGACGGCTTCACCCTGTTCACCTGTTAAAAGGCGGTAGTAGATCTCGCGAATCATCATCGGTGCTAGGAATGGGATATCCTGTGGCGTATCTAAAAGCTGTGTCAGCCTGATAGCGCAATTAATCAACGGTGCATCAGCATCGCTAACGAACAAGCCTCTCACTGAGTTTTCTTTTCTATCTGGGCCAAGTTGGGTATGGGCAATAATATCGCAGAGTTGGACTGGGTCTAAGTTGAGCTTGAATCCCAAATACGGCTTGTCTGGTGTTGCTTCGACCACAAATCCACTGAGCGGCAAATCCACTGAGACCACTAGATATTGAGCTACGCCATACTGATAAGCTTCCTCACCTAGCAATGCTTCTTTTCTGCCCTGAACAACGATACCGAGAACTGGTTCAGCCACACCACACATCGCGGTCGATACAACAGATTCCCGCATAAATTCCAAATGAGGAATCGTGGTTTTGTGGATACCATCCCCCTTAACATTGGTGTGCCGAGTTACTAATGCTGCCAGTTCTTGACACGCATTCTTGGCTTGATTGGGCTTCCGTATTATCACCATGCTGGCTTCCTGGTTGATTCAGCCGTGCTCATGCGCTCATTATAGAGAGTATTCTCACTTAGCAAGATTTACTTGAGAGGATTAGGCAATGACATGCGAGGTTTGTGTATTTAGCGCCAATCTCCTTGAGCCTATGATGAACCCAGGTCGAGAAAGCGCTGAAAGGATAAGGCAATGACACCAGACATTATAGAAATCACTTGAATAACCGGAGCAAGCCGAGGGTTGGGTAAAATACCGCTTTGTCACTTGCCAAAAAGGGACTGACGTCATTCTGACGGATCGAGCAACGAAGCAGAAGCCGAAAATATTGTCGCTGCAACCGCAGTTTTACTAGCTAAGGACAACTGCTGGGTGAATGCTCAGAGAATTGGAGTCTCTAGCGGCATGCTTCTTTAATTCACACTAATCGAAACAAACAGAAACCACACCATGATGAACGTAGAGAACAAAGTGATTGCGATCACCGGAGCCAGTAGCGGCATTGGGGAAGCTAGTGCTAAATTGCTGGCTGAGAACGGTGCAAAGGTGGTTCTAGGGGCACGGCGCACCGAAAAGTTAGAAAAGATTGCCGAAGAAATCCGTAAACAGGGTGGCACCGCGGA
Encoded proteins:
- a CDS encoding AraC family transcriptional regulator, with protein sequence MVIIRKPNQAKNACQELAALVTRHTNVKGDGIHKTTIPHLEFMRESVVSTAMCGVAEPVLGIVVQGRKEALLGEEAYQYGVAQYLVVSVDLPLSGFVVEATPDKPYLGFKLNLDPVQLCDIIAHTQLGPDRKENSVRGLFVSDADAPLINCAIRLTQLLDTPQDIPFLAPMMIREIYYRLLTGEQGEAVRQIATSGSNMQRVAEVIKRIKADFTQSLRVEELAAQANMSPASFHRHFKQVTSMSPLQYQKQLRLLEARRLMLAENADATNAAYQVGYESPSQFSREYSRLFGAPPIKDIERLRIT